A stretch of the Chitiniphilus purpureus genome encodes the following:
- a CDS encoding TolC family protein: MTAHFLRALAGPLLLASALSAYAQTSPETPPDRFGETLPTLLDWAEQHSPQLQAARYEHEARRQQIVSAGALEDPMVAIEWENIDKNKLTLDPRKVGGMKYSLTQPLPLWGKQALRAQVARAGAESAALMADGTRNQLHADVRDAYATWYRAAASLRLNRQQRDLLQLMEISANQRYAVGRATQAEALRVQTEISMLDNDALALQLAAAQARANLAALLNLAPEALTGTPQALDEAGLPEASQDWLDVARMRNPELLAARQAAQAAQGQLDLARRNKLPGLNLTVSAYQMGSQITSYGLMLEFQLPLQQGARNAEQAEALAMQRRARAAEAAQLRQLEREINQMRAMLDNADRQIVLFDRTVLPQAELTLQSALAGYSAGKGEFAALLEAQQQVKRLRQMRLMAEVDRFAALNALNRLVGAQQ; encoded by the coding sequence ATGACAGCACATTTCCTTCGGGCCCTGGCCGGCCCACTGCTGCTTGCGTCGGCGCTGTCCGCCTACGCGCAGACCTCGCCTGAGACGCCGCCGGACCGCTTTGGCGAGACGTTGCCCACGCTGCTGGACTGGGCCGAGCAGCACAGCCCGCAGCTGCAGGCGGCCCGCTATGAGCACGAGGCGCGGCGCCAGCAGATCGTCAGCGCCGGTGCGCTGGAAGACCCGATGGTCGCGATCGAGTGGGAGAACATCGACAAGAACAAGCTGACGCTCGACCCGCGCAAGGTGGGTGGCATGAAGTACTCGCTGACGCAGCCGTTGCCGCTGTGGGGCAAGCAGGCGCTGCGTGCACAGGTGGCGCGTGCGGGCGCCGAATCCGCCGCACTGATGGCCGACGGCACGCGCAATCAGCTGCATGCCGATGTCCGTGACGCATATGCCACCTGGTACCGCGCCGCAGCCAGTCTGCGCCTGAATCGGCAGCAGCGCGACCTCTTGCAGTTGATGGAAATCTCGGCCAACCAGCGCTACGCCGTCGGAAGGGCCACGCAGGCCGAGGCGCTGCGGGTGCAGACCGAGATCTCGATGCTCGACAACGACGCGCTGGCATTGCAGCTCGCCGCCGCGCAGGCCCGCGCCAACCTTGCCGCGCTGCTCAATCTGGCGCCCGAGGCGCTGACCGGCACGCCGCAGGCGCTGGATGAGGCCGGCCTGCCCGAGGCGTCCCAGGATTGGCTGGACGTGGCGCGCATGCGCAATCCCGAGCTGTTGGCGGCACGCCAGGCCGCGCAGGCCGCGCAGGGCCAGCTGGATCTGGCGCGGCGGAACAAGCTGCCCGGCCTCAACCTGACGGTCTCGGCCTACCAGATGGGCAGCCAGATCACCAGTTACGGCCTGATGCTCGAATTCCAGCTGCCGTTGCAGCAGGGTGCGCGCAACGCCGAGCAGGCCGAAGCGCTGGCGATGCAGCGGCGCGCCCGTGCGGCGGAGGCGGCGCAACTGCGGCAGCTGGAGCGCGAGATCAACCAGATGCGCGCCATGCTCGACAACGCCGACCGGCAGATCGTGCTGTTCGACCGCACCGTGCTGCCGCAGGCCGAGCTCACCTTGCAGTCCGCGCTGGCCGGCTACAGCGCCGGCAAAGGCGAATTCGCCGCGCTGCTCGAAGCGCAGCAGCAGGTCAAGCGCCTGCGTCAGATGCGGTTGATGGCCGAAGTGGACCGTTTTGCCGCGCTCAATGCCTTGAACCGACTTGTGGGAGCGCAGCAATGA
- a CDS encoding DUF4376 domain-containing protein produces MPQRTRPYQTLIAHFADGTFALQHRPITEILDDAGNIIGATEGQLQPIDASDQATLDALWGYLTTAAVYEKEQALAQLAAAQQQIATLETSVQALTAERDSLLAQLGQSTGGGNQPSTREQLAAAIAAERYRRETAGTTVDLGGGPAPLLTDRSAIGVLIGAIVHGDRKGIWPAAWKFGDGVFRAVTPAALDAMADACHAHVSAAFEWEAAEVARLAATPDNALAEFTIGV; encoded by the coding sequence ATGCCGCAACGCACGCGCCCCTATCAAACCCTGATCGCGCATTTTGCCGATGGCACATTCGCCTTGCAGCATCGGCCGATCACCGAAATCCTGGACGACGCCGGCAACATCATCGGCGCGACGGAGGGACAACTACAGCCGATCGATGCATCGGACCAGGCAACGCTGGATGCGCTGTGGGGCTACCTGACCACGGCTGCAGTTTATGAAAAAGAGCAGGCGCTGGCACAGCTGGCTGCAGCACAGCAGCAAATTGCCACGTTGGAGACGTCAGTCCAGGCGCTCACGGCGGAGCGGGATAGCCTGCTGGCGCAGCTCGGCCAGAGCACTGGTGGCGGCAATCAGCCGTCAACACGCGAGCAGTTGGCTGCAGCCATTGCCGCCGAGCGGTATCGCCGCGAGACTGCAGGCACCACCGTCGACCTGGGCGGAGGTCCTGCGCCGCTCCTGACAGACCGCAGCGCCATCGGCGTGTTGATCGGCGCCATTGTGCATGGCGACCGAAAGGGCATCTGGCCGGCCGCCTGGAAATTCGGGGATGGGGTCTTCCGTGCGGTCACGCCGGCGGCGCTCGATGCCATGGCCGACGCGTGTCATGCGCACGTCAGTGCAGCGTTCGAGTGGGAGGCGGCCGAGGTGGCCCGTCTGGCTGCAACTCCGGACAATGCCCTCGCCGAATTCACCATCGGCGTATGA
- the rimO gene encoding 30S ribosomal protein S12 methylthiotransferase RimO yields MRRIPSIGLVSLGCPKALVDSEQIITQLRAEGYLISPSYDDADLVVVNTCGFIDSAVQESLDAIGEALAENGKVIVTGCLGAKEQGDFVRQAHPKVLAVTGAHARDEVMQHVHTALPKPHDPFVDLVPPAGIKLTPKHYAYLKISEGCNHRCTFCIIPSMRGDLVSRPIHEVLREAENLARAGVKELLVISQDTSAYGVDVKYKTGFHNGRPVRTRMTELCEELGKLGIWVRLHYVYPYPHVDEVIPLMAQGKILPYLDIPFQHASQRVLKLMKRPANSANVLERIQAWRAACPDLVIRSTFIVGFPGETEADFEELLAFLDEAQLDRVGCFTYSPVDGATANDLPDPVPTGVAEERKRRFMEKQAAISAARLQARIGREVTVLVDEIDDEGAVARSWADAPEIDGLVYFDPAPGTAPGDLVRVRITDADEHDLWAEQV; encoded by the coding sequence ATGCGCCGAATTCCTAGTATAGGTCTAGTCTCTTTGGGGTGTCCCAAGGCCCTGGTCGATTCCGAGCAGATCATCACTCAGTTGCGGGCCGAGGGTTACCTGATCTCGCCCAGCTATGACGACGCCGATCTGGTGGTGGTCAACACCTGCGGTTTTATCGATTCGGCAGTCCAGGAGAGCCTGGATGCGATCGGCGAGGCGTTGGCCGAGAACGGCAAGGTGATCGTCACCGGCTGTCTGGGCGCCAAGGAGCAGGGCGATTTCGTGCGCCAGGCGCATCCCAAGGTGCTGGCAGTGACCGGCGCACATGCGCGGGACGAAGTGATGCAGCATGTGCACACGGCGCTGCCCAAGCCGCACGATCCCTTTGTCGATCTGGTGCCACCCGCCGGCATCAAGCTCACGCCCAAGCACTATGCCTATCTGAAGATTTCCGAGGGCTGCAACCATCGTTGCACCTTCTGCATCATCCCGTCGATGCGCGGGGACCTGGTCAGCCGGCCGATCCATGAGGTGCTGCGCGAGGCGGAGAACCTGGCGCGCGCCGGGGTGAAGGAGCTGCTGGTGATCTCGCAGGACACCAGCGCCTATGGCGTGGATGTGAAGTACAAGACCGGCTTTCACAATGGCCGCCCGGTGCGTACCCGCATGACCGAGCTGTGCGAGGAGCTGGGCAAGCTGGGCATCTGGGTGCGGCTGCATTACGTCTACCCCTATCCGCATGTGGACGAGGTGATCCCGCTGATGGCGCAGGGCAAGATCCTGCCGTACCTGGATATCCCGTTCCAGCATGCATCGCAGCGCGTGCTCAAGCTGATGAAGCGCCCCGCCAACAGCGCCAATGTGCTGGAGCGTATCCAGGCCTGGCGCGCCGCCTGTCCGGATCTGGTCATCCGCTCCACCTTCATCGTCGGCTTTCCGGGCGAGACCGAGGCCGACTTCGAGGAGTTGCTGGCATTCCTGGATGAGGCGCAGCTGGATCGCGTGGGCTGCTTCACCTATTCGCCGGTCGATGGCGCCACCGCCAACGATCTGCCCGACCCGGTGCCGACCGGGGTCGCCGAGGAGCGCAAGCGCCGCTTCATGGAAAAGCAGGCGGCCATCAGCGCGGCGCGGCTGCAGGCCAGGATCGGCCGCGAGGTGACGGTGCTGGTCGACGAGATCGACGACGAGGGCGCGGTGGCGCGCTCGTGGGCCGATGCGCCGGAGATCGACGGGCTGGTCTATTTCGATCCCGCGCCCGGCACGGCGCCGGGCGATCTGGTACGGGTACGCATCACCGATGCCGACGAGCACGACCTGTGGGCCGAACAGGTATGA
- the hslO gene encoding Hsp33 family molecular chaperone HslO: MSDTLERFLFDDAPVRGELVKLDAAYQEVLARQSYPPVLQALIGELMAAAALLSATLKFDGTLIMQLHGTASVKLIVVECTSSMTLRATARWEGEVPALSLAELLGQGRFAITLEPEEGETYQGIVGFEPGQGVAQIIEHYMARSEQLQTRLWLASGNGAAAGLMVQKLPAGHGDPDAWGRVQQLAQTITADELLQLPARDTLYRLFHEEQVRVFEPDTPRFACTCSRERVGSMLRMVGLSEVETVLAERGNIDVTCEFCGLGYRFDPVDVAQLFGGHGTDGAGPQRH, encoded by the coding sequence ATGTCCGATACCCTTGAACGTTTTCTGTTTGACGACGCGCCGGTGCGCGGCGAGCTGGTCAAGCTCGACGCCGCCTACCAGGAGGTGCTGGCGCGGCAGAGCTATCCGCCGGTGCTGCAGGCGCTGATCGGTGAGCTGATGGCCGCGGCGGCGCTGCTGTCGGCCACGCTCAAGTTCGACGGCACGCTGATCATGCAGCTGCATGGCACAGCCTCGGTGAAGCTGATCGTCGTCGAATGCACGAGCAGCATGACGCTGCGCGCCACCGCGCGCTGGGAGGGGGAGGTGCCGGCGTTGTCGCTGGCCGAACTCCTGGGTCAGGGGCGCTTTGCCATCACGCTCGAACCCGAGGAAGGCGAGACCTACCAGGGCATCGTCGGCTTCGAGCCGGGGCAGGGCGTGGCGCAGATCATTGAGCACTACATGGCGCGCTCCGAACAACTGCAGACGCGGCTGTGGCTGGCCAGCGGCAACGGCGCGGCGGCCGGGTTGATGGTGCAGAAGCTGCCGGCCGGGCACGGCGATCCGGATGCGTGGGGCCGGGTGCAGCAGCTGGCACAGACCATCACCGCCGATGAGCTGCTGCAATTGCCGGCACGCGACACCTTGTATCGTCTGTTCCATGAGGAGCAGGTGCGGGTGTTCGAGCCGGATACGCCGCGTTTTGCCTGCACCTGCTCACGCGAGCGGGTCGGCAGCATGCTGCGCATGGTGGGCCTCTCCGAGGTCGAAACGGTGCTGGCCGAGCGCGGCAACATCGACGTCACCTGCGAATTCTGCGGCCTTGGTTATCGTTTCGACCCGGTGGACGTGGCACAGTTGTTCGGCGGCCACGGCACCGACGGCGCCGGACCGCAGCGGCACTGA
- a CDS encoding polysaccharide deacetylase family protein — protein sequence MTAIVRDATAGRALLVQDHQRNRPLTNSRPGVPFFAFPRARPAGVTLSGSPAESYEMYEGEWCMKITTPVGAFTDIVLPVPTPLSLPDGDITALVHIESATNCLSVNLFAADSVGYANYSYAGQSNPAAPTFPTIARQGYVHIGINLATGDNVTDPQREWVVGAGTGMAFATTPVAAAKLRITPAAGTQATVRIFGVWYKERAKQSSIVLTFDDGWATQHSAALPILEKYGLRASLGIIGPLINQSNYMTTGQLREFIAAGSECVVHGNPSNPAYPGRLNLACYDTIPEIRADLRANADFLRANDLVTNNSDQVYIYPQGVWQHAKDDRRILDALAQEGFTAARGTVTNAVSIIGGRFARYDRWQIPIIGHLWAGAGAGLEDANITRIINRMTTAVNQGRCPWLTFHQFRAPTNQQDIDPANFEKICAAIAGLINSGTAVNLLATEFVAESLAQ from the coding sequence ATGACCGCAATCGTGCGTGACGCTACGGCCGGGCGGGCGTTGTTGGTTCAGGATCATCAGCGCAACCGGCCGCTGACGAACAGCCGCCCGGGGGTACCGTTTTTCGCATTTCCCCGGGCGCGGCCAGCAGGGGTTACGCTGAGCGGTAGCCCGGCCGAGAGCTACGAGATGTACGAGGGCGAGTGGTGCATGAAGATCACCACGCCCGTTGGGGCATTTACCGACATCGTCCTGCCCGTGCCAACGCCGCTATCGCTGCCAGATGGTGATATCACTGCGCTCGTCCACATTGAGTCGGCCACCAATTGCCTGTCGGTGAATTTGTTCGCCGCTGACAGCGTAGGGTATGCAAACTACAGCTACGCCGGGCAGTCCAATCCGGCGGCGCCGACGTTCCCCACGATCGCTCGACAGGGATATGTGCATATCGGAATCAACCTGGCGACGGGCGATAACGTGACTGATCCGCAGCGTGAGTGGGTCGTAGGTGCCGGCACCGGGATGGCGTTTGCAACGACCCCTGTTGCGGCGGCCAAGCTGCGCATCACGCCAGCGGCGGGGACGCAGGCCACGGTGCGGATTTTCGGGGTCTGGTACAAGGAGCGGGCAAAGCAATCGTCGATCGTGCTCACCTTCGACGATGGCTGGGCCACGCAGCATTCCGCAGCGCTGCCGATCCTGGAAAAATACGGATTGCGTGCCAGCCTGGGCATTATTGGCCCGCTGATCAATCAGTCCAACTACATGACTACCGGGCAACTGCGGGAATTCATCGCGGCCGGCAGCGAATGTGTGGTACACGGCAACCCCAGCAACCCGGCGTATCCGGGCCGGCTGAACCTGGCGTGCTATGACACGATCCCTGAAATCCGGGCCGACCTGCGCGCCAATGCCGATTTTCTGCGCGCCAATGACCTGGTCACCAATAACTCCGACCAGGTCTACATTTACCCGCAGGGTGTATGGCAACACGCCAAGGACGACCGCAGGATCCTGGATGCGCTCGCGCAGGAGGGGTTTACGGCTGCGCGCGGGACCGTGACCAATGCGGTGTCGATCATCGGTGGACGATTCGCTCGCTACGATCGGTGGCAGATCCCGATCATCGGGCATCTTTGGGCCGGCGCCGGCGCGGGGCTGGAGGACGCAAACATCACACGCATCATCAACCGCATGACCACGGCGGTTAACCAGGGGCGATGCCCCTGGCTGACCTTCCACCAGTTCCGAGCGCCGACAAATCAGCAGGACATCGATCCTGCTAATTTCGAGAAAATCTGTGCGGCCATTGCTGGATTGATCAACAGCGGCACCGCAGTCAACCTGCTGGCAACGGAGTTTGTAGCTGAGTCGCTGGCTCAGTAG
- a CDS encoding recombinase family protein yields MQNARVYSYLRFSDPKQAAGSSIARQVEYAQRWAGDRGLPLDESLSLRDEGLSAYHQHHVKQGALGVFLRAAEDGHIAPGSILIVEGLDRLSRAEPIQAQAQLAQIINAGITVVTASDGKEYNRERLKSQPMDLVYSLLVMIRAHEESDTKSKRVKAAIRRQCEGWLAGTWRGVIRVGKDPIWLRLDGSTWSFVPERATAVRRLIELYRLGEGSIRIAERLNAEGLILFPSKSTPPSSLYRILHNPALIGTRELTLDGEVWALPNYYPALLSEVEYAELQSLLGQRLRRKGKGDIPGVLTGMRILRCGYCGQAIVGQNSMGRRKADGTLNDGHRRLLCVGYSGVGEPCPVKGGVSVVPVENALMRYCADQFNLSALLSGPDTDTPQRLQLASIRNVAAETERQLQRITDALMADTDQTPLVFVRKARELETALSNQRAEIQRLEYHLASTTPSTMPAAAEAWAALVEGVASLNYDARLQARQLVADTFERIVVYHRGMTPREDDGRHIDLVLIPKGRQPRMLRINRKTGAWNAGEDVAPM; encoded by the coding sequence ATGCAAAACGCGAGAGTATACAGTTATTTACGGTTTTCCGATCCCAAGCAAGCAGCCGGATCGTCAATCGCCAGACAGGTCGAATATGCCCAGCGCTGGGCAGGGGATCGGGGGTTGCCGCTCGACGAATCGTTGTCCCTGCGCGATGAGGGACTCAGCGCCTACCACCAACATCACGTCAAGCAAGGCGCGCTCGGCGTGTTCCTCCGCGCTGCGGAGGATGGTCATATTGCGCCAGGCTCAATCCTGATCGTCGAAGGGCTGGACCGGCTATCGCGGGCAGAGCCGATCCAGGCTCAGGCGCAGCTGGCGCAGATCATCAATGCTGGCATCACCGTCGTCACCGCCAGCGATGGGAAGGAGTACAACCGCGAGCGGCTAAAATCACAGCCGATGGATCTGGTGTACTCCCTGCTGGTGATGATCCGGGCACACGAAGAGAGCGACACCAAAAGCAAACGGGTTAAAGCGGCGATCCGGCGACAGTGCGAGGGCTGGCTGGCTGGCACATGGCGCGGCGTAATCAGGGTTGGCAAGGACCCGATCTGGTTGCGTCTCGACGGCTCCACCTGGTCGTTTGTGCCAGAACGGGCCACGGCAGTACGCCGATTGATTGAGCTTTACCGGCTCGGCGAGGGTTCCATTCGCATCGCCGAGCGGCTGAATGCAGAGGGCTTGATATTGTTCCCGAGCAAATCGACCCCGCCATCCAGCCTGTACCGGATACTGCATAACCCAGCCCTGATTGGCACCCGCGAGCTGACGCTGGACGGTGAGGTATGGGCCCTGCCCAATTACTACCCCGCCCTACTCAGCGAGGTTGAGTACGCCGAACTGCAATCGCTGCTGGGCCAGCGCCTGCGACGCAAGGGGAAAGGGGACATCCCGGGTGTGCTCACCGGCATGCGCATCCTGCGGTGCGGTTACTGCGGCCAGGCGATCGTCGGGCAAAACTCCATGGGCCGGCGCAAAGCGGATGGCACGCTCAATGATGGCCATCGCCGCCTGTTGTGTGTGGGTTATAGCGGGGTCGGCGAGCCCTGCCCCGTGAAGGGCGGGGTCAGTGTAGTGCCGGTCGAGAACGCCTTGATGCGTTATTGCGCGGATCAATTCAATTTGTCGGCCCTGCTCAGCGGCCCGGACACCGACACCCCACAACGCCTGCAATTGGCCTCGATCCGTAATGTGGCCGCCGAAACCGAGCGGCAGCTACAGCGCATCACAGACGCCCTGATGGCCGACACCGATCAAACGCCGCTGGTGTTTGTCCGCAAGGCCCGCGAACTGGAAACGGCATTGTCCAACCAGCGCGCCGAGATACAACGTTTGGAGTATCACCTTGCCAGTACCACCCCCTCTACCATGCCGGCCGCAGCCGAGGCCTGGGCTGCACTGGTAGAGGGGGTGGCCAGCTTGAACTACGACGCACGATTGCAGGCGCGGCAACTGGTGGCTGACACGTTCGAGCGCATTGTTGTCTATCACCGTGGGATGACGCCCCGGGAGGATGATGGACGACACATCGATCTGGTGCTGATCCCGAAAGGGCGTCAGCCACGGATGCTCCGGATCAACCGTAAAACCGGTGCCTGGAACGCCGGCGAGGATGTTGCACCAATGTGA
- a CDS encoding YhcH/YjgK/YiaL family protein, giving the protein MIIGDLAHWRAQPGAYPAVIGRALALLAEQPLAGLACGRYPLGQDGMMLLIQELHTAPADTKRPEAHTAHADIQLLLAGHERYGVAFADGGEQVLEDRLASHDIAFYAPPARESFIDLVPGMFLVFLPGELHRPCCASGEATMIRKAVVKVPRQLL; this is encoded by the coding sequence ATGATCATCGGTGATCTGGCGCACTGGCGCGCGCAACCCGGCGCCTATCCCGCGGTGATCGGCCGGGCGCTGGCGTTGCTGGCCGAGCAGCCGCTGGCCGGGCTGGCCTGCGGGCGCTACCCGCTGGGGCAGGATGGCATGATGCTGCTGATCCAGGAGCTGCATACCGCGCCGGCGGACACGAAGCGGCCCGAGGCGCACACCGCACATGCCGATATCCAATTGCTGCTGGCCGGGCACGAGCGCTACGGCGTGGCCTTTGCCGATGGCGGTGAACAGGTGCTGGAAGACAGGCTGGCCAGCCACGATATCGCCTTCTATGCGCCGCCCGCGCGCGAGAGCTTCATCGATCTCGTCCCCGGCATGTTCCTCGTGTTCCTGCCGGGCGAATTGCACCGGCCGTGCTGCGCCAGCGGCGAGGCCACGATGATCCGCAAGGCGGTGGTCAAGGTGCCGCGCCAGCTGCTCTAG
- a CDS encoding glycoside hydrolase family 19 protein — MTPQLLAAATGIAPQRAAAWAPLLERALDEFGVRSPAAIAMLLAQVGHESGGFAHLQENLNYSVDSLLRLWPRRFDAAMARRYGRIDGQQRAVPSAIANIAYGGRMGNGPAASGDGWRYRGRGLIQITGRDNYASMQSRLGVPLLEQPDLLLQPPQAARSAVAFCRHVIPGFVAAAEARDLAACTRMVNGGLHGLADRQARWERALRALEV; from the coding sequence ATGACGCCTCAGCTGTTGGCCGCTGCCACTGGCATCGCCCCGCAACGTGCGGCCGCGTGGGCCCCTCTGCTGGAGCGGGCGCTGGACGAATTTGGGGTCCGCTCGCCGGCTGCGATTGCGATGCTGCTGGCCCAGGTGGGGCACGAGTCCGGCGGGTTTGCCCACCTGCAAGAAAACCTCAACTACAGCGTGGATTCGCTGCTCAGGCTCTGGCCGCGGCGATTTGATGCGGCCATGGCCCGGCGCTACGGGCGCATCGACGGCCAGCAGCGCGCCGTGCCCAGTGCCATTGCAAACATTGCCTACGGCGGGCGCATGGGCAACGGCCCGGCCGCCTCGGGCGACGGCTGGCGCTATCGCGGCCGTGGCCTGATCCAGATCACCGGTCGCGACAACTACGCCAGCATGCAATCCCGCCTGGGGGTGCCGCTGCTTGAACAGCCGGACCTGCTGTTGCAGCCGCCCCAGGCGGCCCGCTCTGCCGTGGCGTTCTGCCGGCACGTCATCCCCGGGTTTGTCGCCGCCGCCGAGGCGCGCGACCTGGCGGCATGCACGCGCATGGTCAATGGCGGTTTGCATGGCCTGGCAGATCGCCAGGCGCGCTGGGAACGCGCGTTGCGCGCGCTGGAGGTGTGA
- a CDS encoding Ntn hydrolase family protein, with translation MTTVVVVKKDQQVAIAADSQSTFGDTALGAALDAHWNKIFEAHGSHFSISGSAAHDLVLQAALKKFKTLDLSSRTAIFESFRKLHPRLKEDFFLKTEEEEDDPYESSQMTVLLANPHGIFGVYSLREVYQFERFWSIGSGCDYAIGAMHAVYERPDLQAVDIARIGIEAGCAFDVSSSLPLTVYSLTLAQP, from the coding sequence ATGACTACCGTCGTCGTCGTCAAGAAAGATCAGCAGGTGGCGATCGCCGCCGACAGCCAGTCCACCTTCGGTGATACCGCCCTGGGCGCGGCCCTTGATGCGCACTGGAACAAGATTTTCGAAGCGCACGGCAGCCATTTCTCGATCTCGGGCAGCGCGGCGCACGATCTGGTGCTGCAGGCGGCGCTCAAGAAGTTCAAGACACTGGATCTGAGCAGCCGCACGGCGATCTTCGAGAGTTTCCGCAAGCTGCATCCGCGGCTCAAGGAGGATTTCTTCCTCAAGACCGAGGAGGAGGAGGACGATCCCTACGAGTCGAGCCAGATGACGGTGCTGCTGGCCAATCCGCACGGCATCTTCGGGGTGTATTCACTGCGCGAGGTGTACCAGTTCGAGCGTTTCTGGAGCATCGGCAGCGGCTGCGACTATGCGATCGGCGCCATGCACGCGGTCTACGAACGCCCGGACCTGCAGGCGGTGGACATCGCGCGTATCGGCATCGAGGCCGGCTGTGCCTTCGACGTCAGCTCCAGCCTGCCGCTCACCGTGTACAGCCTGACGCTGGCGCAACCATGA
- a CDS encoding SOS response-associated peptidase gives MERFAQYRTMGEYSEALQWPARRWARDNPQPIYNAHLGMRVMVMHQLGELDRQYVDFLPWGYRPGWAAGRANMPIVINAYSLTVPTRRYYSKLWEYGRRCLVPLDGWFEWVKGAPHYIYRADGAPLFAAALTSVDPADLYRPAGVVILTRDDEGGVLDPADRRPLILEPVDAKRWIDRYAESRNCREALSLSLQADLLYHRAPDHVRDISSNGPELIRPRRDLCAAKG, from the coding sequence ATGGAACGGTTTGCGCAGTACAGGACGATGGGCGAATACAGCGAGGCGCTGCAGTGGCCGGCGCGGCGGTGGGCCCGGGATAACCCGCAGCCCATCTACAACGCGCATCTGGGTATGCGTGTGATGGTGATGCACCAGTTGGGCGAGCTGGACAGGCAGTACGTCGATTTTTTGCCCTGGGGTTATCGCCCAGGCTGGGCGGCCGGCCGCGCGAACATGCCGATCGTGATCAACGCGTACTCGTTGACCGTTCCCACACGGCGGTACTACAGCAAATTGTGGGAGTACGGCCGCCGCTGTCTAGTGCCCCTGGATGGGTGGTTCGAGTGGGTCAAGGGTGCGCCGCACTATATTTATCGTGCAGACGGCGCCCCGTTGTTTGCAGCGGCGCTGACCAGTGTTGACCCAGCAGATCTGTATCGCCCTGCCGGCGTGGTGATCCTCACCCGCGACGACGAGGGCGGCGTGCTCGATCCGGCGGATCGTCGCCCGCTCATACTGGAGCCGGTAGACGCCAAGCGCTGGATCGATCGGTACGCTGAATCCCGCAACTGCCGTGAGGCGCTGTCGCTGTCGTTGCAGGCCGACCTGCTATATCACCGTGCCCCAGATCATGTCCGAGATATTTCCAGCAATGGCCCTGAGCTGATTCGCCCGCGCCGCGATTTGTGTGCGGCGAAGGGGTAG